The Merismopedia glauca CCAP 1448/3 genome includes the window CGCGCCTTTAGGTTTTGCGACAACCGCCAGGGGTTGAAAACCCCTGGCTAATAGCTAAAGTCGTCTAAAGACGACTGGAAAAGAGTTTGATTTCACTCAAGCCAATTTGATACCAATTCACCTTAGAAATGCGACAATTCTGGGTAGGGGACGGTCGCTGAAGTTTTGCCGTGCGACGACAAAACCGCGACCTCCGCAAAGCATTGCGCCCCTACAGAAAATTCATACGTAGCAGTAATTTAGTGATTTGGTATGAGTTTAAATTGACCTAAGAAAAAGGCTTTTTAGTCGGTTTTAACCGACTTGAGCTATGAGACAGGGACTTAAGTCCCTGGCGGATGTAGCATCTAGCCTTAAATCTGGGTCATGATTAGCTAGAAGAGGGCAAGGTGATGTAGGAGCAGAATACGATCGAGGAAAATGACAAAATGTCCCCTACTTTTAACCCAGATAAATATCAAGAGCTACTCTGCAAATATCAACCAAAACTGATTAAAACTGAAGCTGAGAACGAAAGAGCATTAGCCATAGTAGAAGAGTTGATGCATCGACCTAACCTAAGTCTGGAAGAAGACGAACTTTATAGTTTACTAGTTACTTTAATTGAAAAATTTGAACGAGAATATTACTCGCCAGGTAGATCGTCTACTCCGGCATCGATATTGCTATTTTTAATGGAACAGCGCGACTTAGAAGCAACCGATTTAATAGATCTTTTAGGCTCTGAAACAACCATTGCAGAAATTTTAGAGGGTAAACGAGAGTTTAATAGCCAACAGTCTCAAGCATTAGGCGCATTTTTTCAGGTCGATCCGGCGTTGTTTTACCCAACAAATGCATAATTATGCATCAACTAGCTCTATCTTGATTCGTTTACCTACTACTCTAGCTGCTCGGTCTAAAGTATCAAGAGTCACAGAGCTATTTTCAGGATTTAGTAGCCTGTTGAGCGCTGCTCGGCTAGTTCCCATACGTTCAGCCATTTCAGTTTTAGTCAAATTCTGAACTCTGATTTCTTGCTCCAACTGCCAAGCTAAAACTCTTTTTGTGGCAATTTCGTTAACTTTAGTTAATAGATCGTCTTCTTCCAGCAATTCATCCAGAGAAGAACCAATATAAGGATTATTCATCAAATACTGCCTCCAATTTAGATTTACGTTCTACAGCCAGTTCAAAATCTTTTCTAGGTGTTTTCTGGGTTTTCTTGATGAAACCATGCAATAAAACCATATGTTGCCGATAAATACAGAAGATAGTACGAGCAATAGCCCCACTGGGTAGGTTAGAGCGCACTTCCCAGAGTCCTTGACCTAATGATTTGCAAGTAGGCATACCAACTGGCCAACCAAATTCTACAGTTTTAATATCAGCACCTATAGCCGTGCGATTGTCTTTACTGAGGTCTTTGAGCCATTCACGAACTGGCTCTTTACCAGTTTGAGTCTGATAAAAACGCGCAGGGAGAATTTTTTCGTCCATTAATGACTATTGTACCAAAAAAGATACATTTAGTCAAGGTACAATATTTTCTTTACAAATTCCCTCTACCAATGAATCTAGATCCGGAAGTTAGCCGATTGTTAGATTTAATGCCTGCTTCTGCTCGCATGATGACTAAACTAGTCGCCAAACCAGAGCAACGTCAAGTCATTTATACAGATTTTCCAGTGCCTTGGCAGCGAGAAAAACCTATTTATCTCAATTTTGACTTGTGGCGGCGTTTATCTAAGCCCGAACGGGATTTACTTTTATTGAGTACGGTGAGTTGGGTAACTGGAATTAAATGGTTTAAACCGGATATCTACCAAGGAGTTGTCTTAGCTGGAGTATTGGGAACCATTGTAGAACTAGCTCAATCTGATGCGGTGGGAATAGTCGTAGCTGGAGGATTAACAGGTTTAGCGGCTACCCAAATTTGGCGCAGTAACCGCAGTTCTCAAACTTGGATTGAAGCAGATAAAAATGCGATCGCCATTGCTGGTAGGCGCGGTTATCAAATGACTGAAGCTGCTACTCACTTATTATCTGCCATTGTTGCCACGGCTCAACTAGAAGGGCGTACTGGATTGGATTTTGTCGAACTATTGCGCTGTCAAAACCTGCGGGCGATCGCCAATATTTCTCCTGTAGGCATTCCTGAAGATCGGCTCAAGCACATCTAATCTCTTGTGGGGTGGGCATCTTGCCCGCCCGAATGAGGTCTAATGTATATAGGAACTCGCTTATAGGCTGGTGTTCCAGAACGTTCTTCGATTGGTACATTGAAAATGGCATTGACTTCTGGGTAAAACATCAATCCAGCACCCACCCTAACAGCACCATATATTACCTCAATATCTGCTAATTCACCCACATTTCCTCTGACTTTCACCCGTTGGTGTTCTTTAATTCCCGCTCGTTCAGCATCTATACGGTTGATTAAGATACACTGACGATGGGGCATTCCTCTATATTTGTCTCCAATTTGGTAAACTACCGTGTTATGTTGCGAATAACTGCGGGCAGTAATTAAAGATAAAACTAGCCCTTCAGAGGCATCATTTACGCCTAATTCTTCAGGTGTTGGTAAAGACAAATTGGGTAAGGGAGTCACAGACATTTTTGCCTTACCAGAATCGGTTTTAAACTTGGGTTCGGTAAAAATTCGCCCACCGATGGTAAATTCTTCTTTGGTGGCATCAATGGTAGATATCTTTTCATAACCAGGTACTGTTTGACCGATTAATTGGCGTATGTATTCCGTATGCTGCAATTTACGCCAATCGACAGGATATTCTCTGTGGATTCGATGGGCTAATTCAGTCAGAAAGTAAATCTCTGGAATTAGATCTGCATTAGTTAAATGGGTTGTACCTTCATCATTGAGACGAACAAAATTATTACCTGATTCGACGGTAGTTTTGTAGGGATTCTCAAAGCGGTTCAGAACCGGAATAATAATCGTGTTTTGGTGAGCCAACCCGTTGAAGTGACCGATATTTGGTTTTGTAGCCAAGTAAATGATGTTTTCAACCTTATTTAAGGCTCTTTTGGCTTGACTTGAATCTGGATTAGCGCCATACAAGTTGCCTCCCAAACAAATCAAAGTATCGATTTTTCCGGCATCAGCCGCCTCAATCAAGGCTCTAGTGTTGTATCCCTGGACTTTGCTTAGAGGTTTTTCTAATAACTTCTCTAAGGCAGCTTGAAGCTCTTGTTTAATATTAACGCTGACTCCCATTGAGCCAAACCCTTGGACGTTAGAATGACCCCGAACTGGCATCACTCCTGCCCCTTCTTTGCCCACATTACCGCTAATTAAAGCAGTATTAGCAATACTAGTGACGTTATCTACTCCGTTAGCGTGCTGAGTGATTCCCATCGCCCAAGCGAACACTACTGAATGGGAAGTTCCGATCGCTTTTGCAGCAGTTTCTATTTCGGCTTGAGAAACACCGCAGATCTGAGTAATGGTTTCCCAACTAGTAGAATTAGCCTGTTCGACAACGGCTTCCCAGCCTTCGGTATAAGCTTGTAAATAGGAGGTTTGAGCAAATCCCTGTTCGAGGAGCGACTTTTGAATTCCCATAAACAGGGCGACATCGCTACCTGGAATCGGCTGTAAGTAGATAGAAGAGATTTCCGAGCCAGGAATCAGGGAAGTTAGCGGAAAAGCCGGAGAACCGAACTTAACTAAGCCAATTTCCATAATCGGGTTGATGACGATGATTTTACCACCGCGATCGCGGATCTTAATCAACTCATTCATAAACCGAGGATGATTGTAAGGAGAATTAGCCCCCGCTAACACCACGCAATCGGCTTTTTTTAAACTTTCTAGACTGACAATTGAGGTTTTAGTCCCAAATATTTGATTTAAAGCGAAAGTTGAAGGCGCATGGCACAAATCGGAGCAATCTGCTAAATTATTCGAGCCTAACGCCCTCATCATCAATTGCAACAGAAAAGCAGCTTCATTAGAAGATCTTCCCGAACTATAGGAAGCTACCCTTTCTGGAGGTTTGCGAAAAGCTGCTTCAGCGATCTGATATATTTCTTCGCAAGCGATCGGTTCGTAATAAGATTTTCCCGCGCGCAGAATTACAGGATGACTCAATCTACCCAAGCTATCTGCTTCCAAAGAGGTTAATTTTTGGAGTTCTTCGACAGAATGGGTTTGGAAAAAGCTTTTGGCGATTCCTGGTTTGAGTTCTGACGAGATAGCTTCAACACTCTTCATGCATCGCTGGACTTTTTCACCCTTTTCGTTAGTAAAACCGCCCTTTTGTCCGCTAGTTCCCCAAGAACAAGATAAACAAGCGCTTTTATGCAATAAAGTTTCCCAAATCTTCAATCCTTCTGGAGAAAGAGATTTTTCCATCCAGTATTGGATTATCGGAAGTCCACCCCCGATATCGGGCATTTCCTCGTTTTTTTCGTGGAAAGGAGGAATCGATTGAGGATTAGTGCCCATAAGCTACCACGCCTTTTGTTTAGATAAGGAAAGAAGGAAGAGGGAAGATAGAGTATTTGGCTTTTTCAGTCAGCAACTTCTGAGCGTATTGACCATATACACTTATTCTATCCATTGTGCAATCTTCGGTTTACTAGTGTCATTGATCGCAAGAGAGATTTCATTCGGATGAAGGAGTATTTGAATTCATCAGCATTAATACTGAAAACCACCCATTATTATCTTGCCGCAGTTTTAATACAGTACGCGATTTTACTGTTGGGCTATTTGTCGAACTATTATATATTTGTTTTACAAACAATAATTAATACTATTTACTGCATAATTTTTAGGTAAAAAAAGATATAACAGATAAACTCAAAGATACTCATTATGCCTAAAACTTCTATTAAAGCTAAAGCCAAATCGACCAAAACTGGAGCAACCAAGATTGACAAAAAAGAAACTTCAGTTCGTCTCAATTCATATCTGGAAAATGAGATTTCTAGACTTGCAGATATGCACGGAGTAAGTACGTTTGTTTTTGAACAATTTACTCATTTTGTTATTGAGAATTATAAAAAGAAAGAGCAAACTGTTAAATCTCCAAAGGTTAAGCCTTTAACACTGGCTCAAATTAAGACAGCAATATATCAGAATTTTTCAGTTAAAAATACCACTGAACTTAAGAAGTCGGGTGCTTTCAAAATGGCAACAGATGGTATGGATACTCTTAATCTGAGCGTGAAAGATGGGTGGGAAAAGCTCTACCGCAAATTTATTGGTATTATTCCAGGTGAAGAAAATCAACAGGGTTATGGTTGTATCAATGGTATCAACATTTTTAATTATTTTAAGCCTTGGCAAGTTTTCGATCTAAATCCTCAAGCAGCAACTACTGAAGACATTAAAAGCGCCTATCACAGATTAAGCAAAATTTATCATCCTGATGTACATGAGACAGGTGATGCTGCTATTTTCGAGCGTCTAAACATTATGTATAAAAGCATTAGTGCAAAGGCGTAGTCATGGCAAAAAAAACATCGCGCTTTTCAATCCGTGAATCTGAACTCGCAACTGCACTAGAAATAACTTGTGAGCAATTAGATGAAATCGTAAATTTCTTCGATTCCGATCCAGACGACCAATGGGAATTGCGGGAAAACTACCACTTTATCTATCTCATCAAAAACTTGAAAGAAAGGCTTTTTTCTGAAGAAGGCGCTTATGCAATTGCAAAATACATTGATGAAAAGGCAACTAAAAGTATTTGGAAACGCATTACAGAGTTCATTACTAAACATAATGAGAATATTCGCAATGCGTTTATCAATCAAAAAATCCAAGAAAATTGTACTTCCCTAACATTTCAAAATAATCTCCAATTCCTATCAAAAAATGATGTTGTTAATATTTTATGTACCAACAACGCGCGATTCGATCAAGCTTTTTATGAGATTCAGAAGTCAGACAATGCAATGATAATTCATGAAGATTTTGATGATATTGATGGTGTGCGTTACTATTCTCTAGCAGGTTTTTACAAACTATCGCGACATTTAGCAAAAGAATTAACAGTTAAAGATCGTCGTGGTTGGTGTGAAGCAATTGAAATTGTCGGCAAAAAAACTTTCAAACTAATTATTGATGAGCAGGCTGCACGCCAAAATAAAATTAATTCCGCGATGAATGCTGCCAAAAAGCGTGATGGTAGTATGTGTCAAATTACAGGCAAAAAGCATGACAAATCTAATAAAGCAATAAATATTACTGTCCATCACATCTATTCTAAAGAGCATTATCCTCACCTAGCTGCTTGCCAAGATAACCTTATTACCTTGACTCAAGAAGTTCACAATGAGTTTCATGCTTGGAATGGCGGTTCTCAAAAGCCTTGTACAGTCAATCATCTCATTGAGTTTATAAATAAACTTTATCCTGATAATTACAAGGTCATTTACAGACTTAATCAAGTTAAGAAGACGCTGAATGCACAACCGCCTGAGCAAAAAGCAGCCTGAGTAAGTTATTCCAATAAGATGGTATTTGCTTAACTATCGTGGTGTACTTTCTCTAGACATAATACCTCGTTTGTGGGCGATCGCACGTCAAAGTGAGACACCGAGAGTAGTCGATATTATGGCGATCGTTCAACAGCGATCTGGAAGATACAATCCCGATTTCATAGCGTAAATCGACCGATTATGACCTAAACACAGCATATCGGATCGTTTCTAACACTCGCACCGGAGCGCAGCCATACAAACCCGCTCCCCAGGCGGCATTTTGCTCGATCGCAGCCCAACTTCGCCCTCTAATCGTACCTACATCAATGACTGTAGCTGAGGTAAATCCAGCGTTTTCGGTACTCTTGAGGCAGATTGGGCAACCAGTCATCAGATGGGTTCAGCAAGCGCACTTTTAATTGTTCTGCGATCGCTTCTGCCATTAAATCTTCTAAATGCAATACCGGATCGGCGATCGCTGTGAGTTCGTCGGTTACGCGCCAATTCACCAATCGCTCGATTCTCCAACCCAAATGAATAGCCGCACGCCATAAAGCTTGAGCATCTTCACTATAGCGTGGGGTTAGAATCAATACTGGCATCGAGCCTATTTACCTGTAGCAAACTCAGTGTACTGTCGCACATGAGGGGCATGATATGCCAAGACGATATCTTGCTTCGGTACTCCCAATGCTACTAAACTATCGGCGATCGCATCTTCCGTACCATCATGCTGTACCCAAATTTTCCCATCTTTGATATCTACGTGGAGGATGCAGCCATAGATGCGAGTGTTGCTATTTTTCCAGCCTACATTGACAAGCTGATAGCGATCGCTTGCGGTATCGAAAATCGTCTCGCTAGCTACCGGATCGTCAGGCGATCGCAATTTGGCTCTTTCAGTCATCAACCCAAAACTAAAGTTGTTCTCAAATCCTGAGTGAAGCACCTTATCATAAAGATTGGTAACTTATCGCCAAATTTTCCTTAATCCCTTTACACCCACTGCTGATGCTGAGACTAGAACATATCAAGAAAATTTATCCCACAGGCGAAGTTTTACAAGACGTGAATTGGGAAATTAAGGCGGGCGATCGCATAGGATTAGTAGGGGTGAATGGTGCTGGAAAATCCACCCAACTCAAGATTATTGCTGGAAAAGAAGAACCAACCGCCGGAGAAATAGTACGCCCTGCCAGTCTCAGAATAGCCTACCTGACTCAAGAATTTGATGTCGATCCGGCAAGTACCGTCAGGGAAGAGTTATGGAAGGTGTTTGTCGAAGCCAATCAGACGCATCACAAGTTGCTAGACATTCAGCATCATATGCAAACTGCTAACCCTGATGAACTAGATAAGCTAATTAATCAATTAGATAAAGCGCAGCGCCAGTTTGAAGCTTTAGATGGCTATGGATTGGAATCACGGATCGAGAAGATATTACCAGAAATGGGGTTTGAACCGGATGATGGCGATCGCTTAGTCAGTGCTTTTAGCGGCGGTTGGCAAATGCGGATGAGTTTGGCCAAAATCTTGCTTCAGGAACCCGATATTTTGCTCTTGGACGAACCGACTAACCATTTGGACTTGGAAACCATCGAATGGCTGGAAACCTACCTGAAGGGGCTAAATACGCCGATTGTGATCGTTTCTCATGATCGCGAGTTCCTCGATCGCCTTTGCACCCAAATCGTCGAAACCGAACGGGGAGTATCTAGTACCTATTTAGGCAATTATTCCGCCTATTTAGCCCAAAAAGAATTCAATCGCCAATCTCAGCAAAGCGCTTTTGAACGCCAGCAAAAAGAACTCGAACGCCAGCAAGCCTTCATCGAGCAGTTTCGAGCCAGTGCTACCCGCAGCACCCAGGCGAAAAGCCGCGAAAAACAGCTTGAAAAAGTTGAATTAGTCGAAGCACCGATTGGCAACGTCAGAACCCTGCGCTTCCAATTTCCCGCCGCACCTCGTAGCGGTAGGGAAGTCGTGACTATTAAAGACTTAACCCATACATATGGCGAGAAAATCCTGTTTTTAGGGGCAAATTTAGAAATAGAAAGGGGCGATCGCATTGCCTTTTTAGGTCCCAATGGCTGCGGTAAATCCACTCTATTGCGGATGATTATGGGGATGGAAGCGCCGACAGAAGGTGAAATCCAACTGGGAAAACATAACGTCATTCCTGGCTACTTCGAGCAAAACCAAGCTGAAGCTCTGGATTTAACTAAAACCGTCATGGATACCATCCATGATGAAGTTCCTGACTGGACAAATGAAGAAGTCCGCACTTTATTAGGACAATTTCTCTTTTCTGGCGATACTGTTTTTAAGCAAGTTCAAGCGCTTAGTGGTGGTGAAAAAGCTAGGCTAGCTCTCGCCAAAATGCTGTTGCAACCTTGCAATTTACTCATTCTAGACGAGCCAACCAACCATCTCGATATTCCAGCTAAAGAGATGTTGGAAGATGCGCTGAAAAACTATGATGGCACAGCGATTATCATCTCTCACGATCGCTACTTCATATCGCAAGTAGCTACTAAAATTGTCGAAATTAGAGATGGAGAAATCCTCACCTTTGCAGGTGATTATCACTATTATTTAGATAAAATCCAACAAGATCGTCAAAAGAAAGAAGCAGAGCGAATTGCTGCTGAAAAAGCGGCGAAGGAAGCGGCGAAACGGGAAAAGCAAAAGGCTAAGAAATCTACCAAAAAGTGAGCAATCCTGCCGGATTTTAGGATTTATGCTGCAAAGCAGACTGTACGGCTTTCCGCCGAATCTCAAGAATTTGCCCTATCTCTCTGGCAAAACCGGGTTGGCGATCGATCAATACGGTTCAGTTAAAGAAAAAGTTGTTAGTTTGGCTAACGAGAGATGTGGCATTCAGCCCATCATCCAGAGACAATAAAAGCTTATCTGAACTGTATTGGGCGATCGATCGTTTGATTGATGATATCGGCAGAAATCATCATTACTTCTAAATCTTCAATCGCTTTAATCGATACCGTACTCGCTTCGCTCGAAAAAAGAGTCATTTCGCCAAAAAACTCCCCCGTCCCTAGAGATAGCACTTCCATTTCCCGACCGGATTTATCCGTAACTGTCATGACTGCCTCCCCAGCAATGATTATAAACAGGGCATT containing:
- a CDS encoding J domain-containing protein — translated: MPKTSIKAKAKSTKTGATKIDKKETSVRLNSYLENEISRLADMHGVSTFVFEQFTHFVIENYKKKEQTVKSPKVKPLTLAQIKTAIYQNFSVKNTTELKKSGAFKMATDGMDTLNLSVKDGWEKLYRKFIGIIPGEENQQGYGCINGINIFNYFKPWQVFDLNPQAATTEDIKSAYHRLSKIYHPDVHETGDAAIFERLNIMYKSISAKA
- a CDS encoding DUF3318 domain-containing protein — translated: MNLDPEVSRLLDLMPASARMMTKLVAKPEQRQVIYTDFPVPWQREKPIYLNFDLWRRLSKPERDLLLLSTVSWVTGIKWFKPDIYQGVVLAGVLGTIVELAQSDAVGIVVAGGLTGLAATQIWRSNRSSQTWIEADKNAIAIAGRRGYQMTEAATHLLSAIVATAQLEGRTGLDFVELLRCQNLRAIANISPVGIPEDRLKHI
- a CDS encoding helix-turn-helix domain-containing protein; this encodes MSPTFNPDKYQELLCKYQPKLIKTEAENERALAIVEELMHRPNLSLEEDELYSLLVTLIEKFEREYYSPGRSSTPASILLFLMEQRDLEATDLIDLLGSETTIAEILEGKREFNSQQSQALGAFFQVDPALFYPTNA
- a CDS encoding type II toxin-antitoxin system RelE/ParE family toxin, with product MDEKILPARFYQTQTGKEPVREWLKDLSKDNRTAIGADIKTVEFGWPVGMPTCKSLGQGLWEVRSNLPSGAIARTIFCIYRQHMVLLHGFIKKTQKTPRKDFELAVERKSKLEAVFDE
- a CDS encoding FdhF/YdeP family oxidoreductase — protein: MGTNPQSIPPFHEKNEEMPDIGGGLPIIQYWMEKSLSPEGLKIWETLLHKSACLSCSWGTSGQKGGFTNEKGEKVQRCMKSVEAISSELKPGIAKSFFQTHSVEELQKLTSLEADSLGRLSHPVILRAGKSYYEPIACEEIYQIAEAAFRKPPERVASYSSGRSSNEAAFLLQLMMRALGSNNLADCSDLCHAPSTFALNQIFGTKTSIVSLESLKKADCVVLAGANSPYNHPRFMNELIKIRDRGGKIIVINPIMEIGLVKFGSPAFPLTSLIPGSEISSIYLQPIPGSDVALFMGIQKSLLEQGFAQTSYLQAYTEGWEAVVEQANSTSWETITQICGVSQAEIETAAKAIGTSHSVVFAWAMGITQHANGVDNVTSIANTALISGNVGKEGAGVMPVRGHSNVQGFGSMGVSVNIKQELQAALEKLLEKPLSKVQGYNTRALIEAADAGKIDTLICLGGNLYGANPDSSQAKRALNKVENIIYLATKPNIGHFNGLAHQNTIIIPVLNRFENPYKTTVESGNNFVRLNDEGTTHLTNADLIPEIYFLTELAHRIHREYPVDWRKLQHTEYIRQLIGQTVPGYEKISTIDATKEEFTIGGRIFTEPKFKTDSGKAKMSVTPLPNLSLPTPEELGVNDASEGLVLSLITARSYSQHNTVVYQIGDKYRGMPHRQCILINRIDAERAGIKEHQRVKVRGNVGELADIEVIYGAVRVGAGLMFYPEVNAIFNVPIEERSGTPAYKRVPIYIRPHSGGQDAHPTRD
- a CDS encoding ABC-F family ATP-binding cassette domain-containing protein translates to MLRLEHIKKIYPTGEVLQDVNWEIKAGDRIGLVGVNGAGKSTQLKIIAGKEEPTAGEIVRPASLRIAYLTQEFDVDPASTVREELWKVFVEANQTHHKLLDIQHHMQTANPDELDKLINQLDKAQRQFEALDGYGLESRIEKILPEMGFEPDDGDRLVSAFSGGWQMRMSLAKILLQEPDILLLDEPTNHLDLETIEWLETYLKGLNTPIVIVSHDREFLDRLCTQIVETERGVSSTYLGNYSAYLAQKEFNRQSQQSAFERQQKELERQQAFIEQFRASATRSTQAKSREKQLEKVELVEAPIGNVRTLRFQFPAAPRSGREVVTIKDLTHTYGEKILFLGANLEIERGDRIAFLGPNGCGKSTLLRMIMGMEAPTEGEIQLGKHNVIPGYFEQNQAEALDLTKTVMDTIHDEVPDWTNEEVRTLLGQFLFSGDTVFKQVQALSGGEKARLALAKMLLQPCNLLILDEPTNHLDIPAKEMLEDALKNYDGTAIIISHDRYFISQVATKIVEIRDGEILTFAGDYHYYLDKIQQDRQKKEAERIAAEKAAKEAAKREKQKAKKSTKK
- a CDS encoding XisI protein; its protein translation is MTERAKLRSPDDPVASETIFDTASDRYQLVNVGWKNSNTRIYGCILHVDIKDGKIWVQHDGTEDAIADSLVALGVPKQDIVLAYHAPHVRQYTEFATGK
- a CDS encoding helix-turn-helix domain-containing protein translates to MNNPYIGSSLDELLEEDDLLTKVNEIATKRVLAWQLEQEIRVQNLTKTEMAERMGTSRAALNRLLNPENSSVTLDTLDRAARVVGKRIKIELVDA